In Hydractinia symbiolongicarpus strain clone_291-10 chromosome 4, HSymV2.1, whole genome shotgun sequence, the following proteins share a genomic window:
- the LOC130642255 gene encoding uncharacterized protein LOC130642255, with product MSLSSLIGHGVFSCQTYRKGDALLTYRSALLSATEANEKAMAYADDVGSYLFYFKIGNKEKRIDGPGSDCVARFVNDSPSQYANCKMMLKLSDNRPHLCLIAV from the coding sequence GTATTTTCATGTCAAACGTACAGAAAAGGAGATGCCCTCCTAACATACCGCAGTGCTTTATTAAGTGCAACTGAGGCAAATGAAAAGGCAATGGCATACGCAGACGACGTTGGCAGTTATTTGTTTTACTTCAAGATCGGTAATAAAGAAAAACGCATAGACGGTCCTGGATCGGACTGTGTTGCCAGATTTGTGAATGACTCGCCATCGCAATACGCAAATTGTAAAATGATGCTGAAATTGAGCGACAACAGACCACATCTTTGCCTGATTGCCGTTTAA